The bacterium genome includes a region encoding these proteins:
- the tmk gene encoding dTMP kinase — translation MTGFFLTIEGIEGAGKSTLAHELAKALQDNEREIIVTQEPGGSALGNKIRQILLDRSNVISDRAELLLFEAARAQHVEETILPALRRGAIVICDRFADSSTAYQGYARGIDKDTVRALNDFAAAGLVPDLTILLDLPASEGLARQQKIDRVSSEKLEFHEAVRRGFLELADTEGDRFIVFDATKSIDEIVEQALIMVMGVWR, via the coding sequence ATGACAGGTTTTTTTCTCACAATTGAAGGCATAGAAGGCGCAGGTAAAAGCACTCTTGCCCATGAGCTTGCAAAGGCACTGCAAGATAATGAGCGCGAGATCATAGTGACACAGGAACCGGGTGGTTCTGCTCTGGGCAACAAAATCAGGCAGATTTTGCTCGATAGATCGAATGTAATATCCGACCGAGCGGAACTGCTGCTCTTTGAAGCGGCAAGGGCGCAGCATGTGGAAGAGACCATTCTTCCGGCGCTGCGGCGCGGGGCAATAGTGATCTGTGACCGTTTTGCCGATTCATCAACTGCTTACCAGGGATACGCCAGAGGAATCGACAAAGATACGGTCAGAGCGCTAAATGATTTCGCCGCGGCGGGTCTTGTGCCCGACCTGACGATACTTCTCGATCTTCCCGCATCGGAAGGGCTTGCGCGTCAGCAAAAGATAGACAGAGTATCATCAGAAAAGCTGGAATTCCATGAAGCCGTAAGGCGCGGCTTTCTTGAACTGGCAGATACTGAGGGCGACAGATTTATTGTTTTCGATGCCACGAAAAGTATTGATGAAATCGTTGAGCAGGCTCTTATTATGGTGATGGGTGTCTGGCGATGA
- a CDS encoding nucleotidyltransferase domain-containing protein, whose protein sequence is MSVRQGNVCHSAQKIADEIISALRAVTSVEAVALFGSLAEGRTDMWSDVDMWVACRDVETTQWTAAAAIHEAKLVLYYRPFTLVRQPSGRYWFVDESPFQKLDISFHSREDYAALHQKAGERGDRSLELYHAQNAGMPDVAHVKMCPLAISGMEQEVGNYIYQSLRSLKHCFRGIEDDRGFDGLNAAAQKLSRDTVMAGGRIGELVHKVAEMVRNCICLTPDIHHPTGGVYEAIDLNHP, encoded by the coding sequence ATGAGTGTTAGGCAAGGAAATGTTTGCCATTCTGCACAAAAAATTGCGGATGAGATAATCTCTGCCCTTCGCGCTGTAACGTCGGTTGAAGCAGTTGCGCTGTTTGGGTCACTTGCGGAAGGGCGCACTGATATGTGGTCGGATGTAGACATGTGGGTGGCATGCCGCGATGTGGAAACGACTCAATGGACTGCAGCAGCAGCGATTCACGAGGCAAAACTGGTGCTTTATTATAGGCCGTTCACTCTGGTAAGGCAGCCATCAGGCCGATACTGGTTTGTGGACGAATCGCCTTTTCAAAAACTTGATATCAGCTTCCATTCGAGGGAGGATTACGCAGCGTTACATCAAAAAGCAGGCGAGCGTGGTGATAGGTCACTTGAACTCTACCATGCACAAAACGCTGGAATGCCTGACGTAGCCCATGTAAAAATGTGTCCACTGGCAATCAGTGGCATGGAACAAGAGGTCGGCAATTACATTTATCAGTCGCTGCGGTCTCTGAAGCATTGTTTTAGAGGCATAGAGGATGACAGAGGATTTGACGGCTTGAATGCTGCAGCACAAAAACTGTCTCGGGATACTGTAATGGCAGGCGGCAGGATCGGGGAGCTGGTGCATAAGGTTGCCGAAATGGTCCGCAACTGCATATGCCTAACACCCGATATACATCACCCAACTGGAGGTGTCTATGAAGCTATTGATCTCAATCATCCATGA
- a CDS encoding cyclic-di-AMP receptor, translating to MKLLISIIHERDKQRVSDALLQAGHKFTIVASTGGFLRDGNTTLLLGTDEENIDDIIETIQGCCSSRDEYVNQPLPDALGATGVMMNPVKVKVGGAIIFVVDVEKFVRV from the coding sequence ATGAAGCTATTGATCTCAATCATCCATGAAAGGGACAAACAGAGAGTAAGCGACGCACTTTTGCAGGCGGGTCACAAGTTTACAATAGTCGCCTCGACCGGCGGGTTCCTGCGCGACGGCAACACGACCCTGCTGCTCGGCACTGACGAAGAAAATATAGACGATATAATTGAGACCATTCAAGGTTGCTGTTCGTCCAGGGACGAATATGTCAACCAGCCTCTTCCCGATGCGCTGGGGGCAACAGGAGTTATGATGAACCCGGTGAAGGTGAAAGTGGGAGGGGCGATTATATTCGTGGTGGATGTGGAGAAGTTCGTACGTGTCTGA
- a CDS encoding DNA polymerase III subunit delta': MSDCTGFNKIIGQELAKKVLVRASREQNPTHAYLFLGLRSTGKTTLAREFGKSLDCLDPREGHACGECAICHAVEHGNFPDIRVWSPEGQNTKIDQMREMREMAKFAPTRGKWKINIIEQGDTLNEESANCILKLLEEPPDYLINILLFRNAANALPTIRSRCQLIRFTQVDANELCDRLIEDFDAGEEEAKFLAVYSQGCPGRAIELIGNESFFEKRNRIIRLAHDVCSGSPWLALKLAGILRSSDDDKSARENVIESLDMLLVWYRDLLAVKSQGNGAALVNLDKVDEIKSQCTHYPHAGLLANAVDSILYTKRAILGNASAPIATEALMMRLAAS; encoded by the coding sequence GTGTCTGATTGCACAGGTTTCAACAAGATAATTGGGCAGGAGCTTGCCAAAAAAGTGCTCGTCAGGGCATCGCGTGAGCAAAACCCCACTCACGCCTATCTCTTCCTCGGATTAAGAAGCACAGGAAAGACAACACTCGCACGCGAGTTCGGCAAATCTCTGGACTGCCTGGACCCACGCGAAGGACATGCATGCGGCGAGTGTGCAATCTGTCATGCAGTCGAGCATGGCAACTTTCCTGATATCAGAGTGTGGTCACCAGAGGGTCAGAACACTAAGATAGACCAAATGCGCGAGATGCGTGAGATGGCCAAATTCGCACCGACGCGGGGTAAGTGGAAGATCAATATCATCGAGCAGGGAGATACTCTCAATGAAGAGTCGGCAAACTGCATATTGAAACTTCTCGAAGAGCCGCCGGATTATCTTATCAACATACTCCTGTTTAGAAATGCGGCTAATGCCCTGCCTACTATTCGTTCGCGATGTCAGCTTATAAGGTTTACCCAAGTCGATGCAAACGAACTGTGCGATAGGCTGATCGAGGACTTTGATGCAGGCGAAGAAGAGGCCAAGTTCCTGGCAGTATACTCACAAGGTTGCCCCGGAAGGGCGATCGAGCTTATCGGCAATGAGTCTTTTTTTGAGAAGCGCAACAGGATCATTCGACTGGCACATGACGTCTGCTCGGGCAGCCCATGGCTAGCTCTCAAACTGGCAGGCATTCTACGGTCCTCGGACGATGATAAGAGCGCAAGAGAAAATGTGATCGAGTCTCTGGATATGCTGCTGGTGTGGTATCGAGACCTGTTGGCAGTCAAATCGCAGGGCAATGGTGCTGCGCTGGTGAATTTGGACAAAGTGGATGAGATAAAGTCCCAGTGCACACACTATCCGCACGCCGGCCTACTGGCAAATGCAGTCGACTCGATACTTTATACAAAACGGGCGATACTCGGCAATGCCAGTGCTCCCATTGCGACTGAAGCGTTGATGATGCGTTTGGCAGCCTCTTGA
- a CDS encoding DUF3795 domain-containing protein codes for MENIIGACGLSCSECDAYKATQANDHEAIAKVAADWSKQFGADIQMESILCDGCMTDGNRKCGHCAECEIRACVVSRGLANCAYCDDFGCEKLTNFFQMASCAEKSLNEIRAGLGK; via the coding sequence ATGGAGAATATTATTGGCGCGTGTGGACTCAGTTGCAGTGAGTGTGATGCATATAAAGCAACTCAGGCAAATGATCATGAGGCAATCGCAAAGGTTGCTGCTGATTGGAGCAAGCAGTTTGGGGCAGATATACAGATGGAAAGTATCCTATGCGACGGATGCATGACTGATGGCAATCGCAAGTGCGGACATTGTGCTGAGTGTGAGATCAGGGCATGTGTGGTGAGCAGGGGTCTTGCCAATTGTGCTTACTGTGATGACTTTGGCTGCGAGAAACTGACTAACTTCTTCCAGATGGCTTCGTGTGCTGAGAAAAGTCTAAACGAAATACGGGCAGGATTGGGAAAGTAG
- a CDS encoding DUF169 domain-containing protein, whose translation MDSVLANKLKLKYSPVAMILANTKPADAMQFKKGTWGCVMAMFSAAAKGKTAVFDYQTTTCGGGRIGLGFCEEFEGPPGGIEYFLSTGRGEGFPEGEGYKKTPRLAKAFVDCLPRQTIPFDYVIFKPLDSIDTEVETPVLVSFLVNPDQLSALVVLANYDRATNDNVKIDFGAGCHSIFLLPYAEVGKANPKAVVGAIDITARPYVDPDTLTFTLPWQMFIEMEADVPDSFLEKKDWKKVRKRIR comes from the coding sequence ATGGACAGCGTCCTTGCAAATAAGCTTAAGCTGAAATACTCACCTGTGGCAATGATACTTGCAAATACCAAGCCCGCAGATGCGATGCAGTTCAAAAAGGGAACCTGGGGATGTGTGATGGCGATGTTCTCGGCTGCAGCTAAGGGCAAGACTGCCGTATTTGACTATCAGACTACCACATGCGGCGGTGGGCGTATAGGACTGGGCTTTTGCGAGGAATTTGAAGGGCCGCCGGGTGGAATCGAGTATTTTCTATCAACAGGCAGAGGTGAGGGATTTCCAGAGGGTGAGGGATATAAAAAGACACCCAGGCTTGCCAAAGCATTTGTTGACTGCCTTCCAAGGCAAACAATTCCGTTCGACTACGTGATATTCAAGCCGCTGGATTCAATCGATACTGAAGTTGAGACACCGGTTCTGGTGAGCTTTCTGGTAAATCCGGATCAGTTGTCTGCGCTTGTTGTGCTTGCAAACTATGACAGAGCGACAAATGACAACGTCAAAATCGACTTCGGCGCTGGATGCCACAGCATATTCCTGCTTCCTTACGCCGAAGTGGGAAAAGCCAATCCTAAAGCGGTTGTTGGTGCAATTGATATAACCGCTCGGCCATATGTTGATCCAGATACTCTCACATTCACCCTGCCATGGCAGATGTTCATTGAAATGGAAGCCGATGTGCCGGACAGTTTTCTTGAGAAAAAGGATTGGAAGAAGGTGCGTAAAAGGATAAGGTGA
- a CDS encoding LysE family translocator produces MALGFLAKGVIIGFSIAAPVGPIGILCIRRTLAYGRASGFVSGLGAASADAMYAAVAGFGLTAVSHFLISNNLWLRLLGGAFMFYLGIKMILAKPELASADHKHEGLIEAYLSTVVLTLANPMTIVSYTAVFAGLGIGAVGHGIASAAEIVSGTLVGSSLWWLTLSIGVGFISNSLDSHKLKWINRGAGMIILAFAVLIMADVKFA; encoded by the coding sequence ATTGCCTTGGGATTTCTTGCTAAGGGGGTCATAATCGGCTTTTCTATTGCCGCCCCCGTAGGGCCGATTGGAATATTGTGCATTCGCAGAACCCTTGCATATGGTCGCGCATCGGGTTTTGTCTCAGGGCTGGGTGCAGCCAGCGCTGATGCTATGTATGCGGCTGTTGCGGGCTTCGGTCTGACTGCAGTATCACATTTTCTCATCAGCAATAACTTATGGCTACGCCTGCTTGGTGGAGCTTTTATGTTCTACCTTGGCATCAAAATGATTCTGGCCAAGCCGGAACTTGCCAGTGCGGATCACAAGCATGAAGGGCTCATTGAAGCGTATTTGTCCACGGTGGTCCTCACCCTTGCAAACCCGATGACAATAGTCTCATACACAGCCGTATTCGCAGGATTGGGAATCGGGGCGGTCGGCCATGGTATAGCATCGGCAGCAGAGATAGTATCTGGAACACTTGTGGGATCAAGCCTGTGGTGGCTGACACTGAGCATTGGGGTTGGCTTCATCAGCAACAGCCTGGATAGCCATAAGCTAAAGTGGATCAACCGCGGGGCGGGTATGATTATCCTGGCTTTCGCAGTGCTGATTATGGCAGATGTCAAGTTTGCTTGA
- a CDS encoding DUF3084 domain-containing protein — translation MRYSIIFVIVLVLVSGFIAYFGDLLGRKMGKKRLSVFRLRPRYTAIVVTTITGMVISALVLATLLAGDKSFREAFTQWETVTSQNKRLAIESKNFEVRNKALQVRSIQLEKEADRLQKEADKARKTAVEAKKARNAAVEVVSRLKKEIIERKQELDALRKKSNATQSELAAKAKQLNEVQKHLQIARNNLKAKQTELTSVQARLAAIGAQLIQTRVQLAEAEETLKQQELEIDQQRSTLSEQKKLLVELGKRYLNFQQETMELRNSELKFRQGDELGRGVISPRQSTLGIKGDLLSLLENLSQKAEKAGAKVGDNERAIQLIFLLDAQSYIGERECIDMAASTIASGRLQNADALVQIVCARNTVEGEQVPVELHLYLNNLVYPKGKFITRSKIDGRQSEGRILLSVISFLQTDVSRSALRAGIIPISNPDPRITAGVDPGTQVEGLMAVVDKIKAENTTVKLDVYATDDIYAADPINMNNIRFNVTRAD, via the coding sequence ATGCGATATTCGATCATCTTCGTAATAGTCTTGGTGCTGGTATCCGGTTTCATCGCCTATTTCGGTGACCTGCTTGGCCGGAAGATGGGCAAGAAACGCCTGAGCGTTTTCCGGCTCCGTCCGCGTTACACGGCGATTGTTGTAACCACCATCACAGGCATGGTCATATCTGCACTGGTGCTGGCTACGCTGCTTGCAGGCGATAAGAGCTTTAGAGAGGCTTTCACTCAGTGGGAGACCGTGACTTCTCAAAACAAGCGCCTTGCGATCGAGAGTAAGAATTTTGAAGTGCGTAACAAAGCTCTCCAGGTGCGCAGTATTCAACTTGAAAAAGAAGCTGACAGGCTCCAGAAAGAGGCCGATAAGGCGCGCAAAACCGCAGTTGAAGCTAAAAAAGCCAGAAATGCAGCAGTTGAGGTTGTCTCAAGACTTAAGAAAGAGATTATTGAGCGCAAGCAGGAGCTTGATGCCCTGCGAAAGAAGAGCAATGCCACCCAAAGTGAGCTGGCAGCGAAAGCAAAACAGCTCAATGAAGTCCAAAAGCATCTGCAAATCGCCAGAAATAACCTCAAGGCTAAACAGACCGAGCTTACAAGCGTCCAGGCTCGCCTGGCAGCCATAGGCGCCCAACTCATTCAGACCAGGGTACAGCTGGCAGAGGCTGAAGAGACACTCAAACAGCAGGAGCTCGAGATTGACCAGCAGCGAAGCACACTTTCGGAGCAGAAAAAACTCCTCGTTGAACTAGGCAAGCGTTATTTAAACTTCCAGCAGGAAACGATGGAACTCAGAAACTCTGAGCTGAAATTCCGACAAGGTGATGAACTCGGGCGAGGTGTAATCTCACCGCGCCAGTCGACTCTCGGAATAAAGGGAGATTTGCTATCACTGCTCGAAAACTTAAGCCAAAAAGCTGAAAAAGCGGGCGCAAAGGTCGGCGACAATGAAAGAGCAATCCAACTGATATTCCTGCTTGATGCTCAAAGCTACATTGGCGAGCGGGAGTGCATAGATATGGCTGCGAGCACAATTGCAAGCGGCAGGCTTCAGAATGCGGACGCGCTCGTTCAAATTGTCTGTGCAAGAAACACTGTCGAGGGCGAACAAGTTCCTGTGGAGCTTCATCTATATCTCAACAATCTCGTTTATCCAAAAGGTAAGTTTATTACCCGCTCAAAGATTGATGGGCGTCAGTCCGAAGGTCGAATACTGCTGTCTGTGATCTCTTTCCTGCAGACAGATGTCAGCCGTTCTGCTCTCAGAGCTGGCATTATCCCCATATCAAACCCCGACCCGCGCATAACTGCCGGAGTCGACCCGGGCACTCAAGTCGAGGGATTGATGGCTGTGGTCGATAAGATCAAGGCAGAAAACACCACTGTCAAACTCGATGTATATGCCACGGATGATATCTACGCCGCAGACCCCATAAACATGAACAATATCCGCTTCAACGTGACCAGGGCCGACTAA
- a CDS encoding KpsF/GutQ family sugar-phosphate isomerase: MNPQVFDEQDRQRALSRASATLKSEAEAILKLCDRLDTAFAEAVEMILKCRGRLVVTGMGKSGAIGRKLAGTFSSTGTPSLFLHPAEGIHGDLGMVTSDDVVLALSNSGESEEIVNILPAIARIGAKMIAMVGRDGSTLGTYANLVLDTCVECEACPLGLAPTTSTAVQLALGDALALAVMEARHFTKEDYALFHPGGALGRKLLLRVSDVMRTDKAVAIVKRETILRDTLFAITKAGAGAALVVDAEGKLAGIITDGDVRRAILADEAALNKQAAEVMSVGPRTISPDKLATEGLHLMEAPPRQIGEMPVVVDEKPVGVLMLKDLVAAGIV, from the coding sequence ATGAACCCGCAAGTTTTTGACGAACAAGACAGACAAAGAGCCCTCAGCCGCGCGTCCGCAACTTTGAAAAGCGAAGCTGAAGCGATTCTCAAGCTCTGTGACCGGCTGGATACAGCATTTGCCGAAGCAGTTGAGATGATCCTCAAATGCCGGGGCAGGCTGGTAGTCACCGGTATGGGCAAGTCAGGCGCTATAGGCCGCAAGCTCGCCGGAACATTCTCGAGCACAGGCACTCCATCTCTTTTTCTTCACCCAGCCGAGGGAATTCACGGCGATTTGGGCATGGTGACAAGTGACGATGTGGTGCTGGCTCTCTCTAATAGTGGAGAATCCGAAGAGATAGTAAATATTTTGCCTGCAATAGCCCGCATAGGGGCAAAAATGATCGCGATGGTCGGTAGAGATGGCTCGACCCTGGGGACATATGCCAACCTGGTGCTTGATACATGTGTGGAGTGCGAAGCGTGCCCGCTGGGTCTGGCTCCTACCACCAGCACTGCCGTCCAACTGGCTTTGGGTGACGCCCTTGCCCTGGCTGTAATGGAGGCAAGGCACTTTACCAAAGAGGATTATGCGCTCTTCCACCCCGGCGGCGCACTCGGCAGAAAACTGCTATTGAGAGTGAGCGATGTTATGCGCACGGACAAGGCGGTGGCGATCGTTAAGCGCGAAACAATCCTTCGGGACACTCTTTTTGCAATCACAAAAGCCGGTGCCGGCGCAGCGCTTGTGGTGGACGCAGAAGGAAAGCTGGCCGGGATTATCACCGATGGAGATGTGCGCCGCGCGATCCTGGCTGATGAAGCCGCACTCAACAAACAGGCTGCAGAGGTGATGAGTGTCGGCCCCAGGACGATTTCGCCAGACAAGCTGGCGACTGAAGGCCTTCACCTTATGGAAGCTCCTCCCAGACAGATTGGTGAAATGCCGGTGGTGGTGGATGAAAAACCCGTGGGTGTGCTGATGCTAAAAGACCTGGTTGCGGCTGGGATCGTATGA
- a CDS encoding HAD hydrolase family protein yields the protein MMDERLKRIKLLAMDVDGTLTDGAMIFHGGEQIKSFSVYDGLGIRLAMNYGLRIAWITGNVTESVARRAHMLGVEDVYQGVRYKSRAIDEIAKLYSLNRNEIAYIGDDLNDLPAFERAGFSIAVPNAAEEVKARADMTTRLAGGKGAVREAIETILKAGGRWDDAVRSFLDELALEEDIKKGPEAVA from the coding sequence ATGATGGATGAACGTCTGAAACGCATCAAGCTGCTTGCAATGGATGTGGACGGCACTCTAACTGACGGCGCCATGATATTTCATGGCGGCGAACAGATAAAGTCTTTCAGCGTATATGACGGTCTGGGCATCAGGCTGGCCATGAACTATGGTCTGAGGATCGCCTGGATCACGGGCAATGTCACCGAGTCTGTGGCACGCCGCGCCCATATGCTCGGCGTTGAGGATGTCTATCAAGGTGTGCGATATAAATCCAGAGCAATCGACGAGATTGCAAAGCTCTATTCTCTCAACCGCAATGAAATAGCATATATAGGCGATGACCTCAATGACCTGCCCGCATTCGAGCGCGCGGGTTTCTCTATTGCCGTCCCGAATGCCGCCGAAGAGGTTAAAGCGCGTGCAGATATGACCACCAGGCTTGCAGGCGGTAAGGGTGCAGTCCGCGAAGCTATCGAGACGATCCTCAAAGCAGGCGGCAGATGGGATGATGCTGTGCGCAGCTTCCTCGATGAGCTGGCTCTTGAGGAAGATATCAAGAAGGGCCCGGAGGCTGTCGCCTGA
- a CDS encoding metallophosphatase, translating to MARITIFHTSDMHNKLTAKLAARLHDLKSEVSDSIMLDSGDAIWAGNIYWRPGGEPALELMNSVPYDAISMGNREFHFMAIGVDSKTSKADFHVMSANIRSSKADHTLKIPSHIILERAGVRIAVIGLSVPCITEKMLVKKVSDYYFVPPIEAAAEIVTKLRKDADVVVALTHIGIKADRELAESVSGIDIILGGHAHVLAEEQVGGTWIFHHGFYANYVGRVEIDIDSGHITDVSNELMPLAKA from the coding sequence ATGGCGCGCATCACCATTTTCCATACCTCCGATATGCACAATAAGCTCACTGCCAAGCTGGCGGCACGTCTGCATGACCTTAAGTCGGAAGTTTCAGACAGTATCATGCTCGACTCAGGAGATGCGATATGGGCGGGCAACATATACTGGCGGCCCGGTGGGGAGCCTGCACTGGAATTGATGAACTCCGTGCCTTATGATGCCATATCCATGGGCAACCGTGAGTTTCATTTCATGGCGATAGGCGTCGATTCAAAGACTTCAAAAGCCGATTTTCATGTCATGAGCGCAAACATCCGCTCATCCAAAGCCGACCACACGCTCAAAATACCATCTCACATCATTCTTGAGCGCGCAGGAGTGCGCATAGCAGTAATTGGGCTGAGCGTTCCGTGCATTACAGAGAAGATGCTTGTAAAAAAAGTGTCGGACTATTATTTTGTGCCGCCCATCGAGGCAGCAGCAGAAATTGTCACCAAGCTGCGCAAAGACGCGGATGTGGTGGTTGCTCTGACTCACATCGGGATCAAGGCCGACCGTGAGCTGGCTGAAAGCGTGTCCGGGATCGATATTATTCTTGGCGGGCACGCCCATGTCCTGGCCGAGGAGCAGGTTGGCGGGACATGGATATTTCATCATGGCTTCTATGCCAACTATGTCGGCAGAGTTGAAATTGATATCGATTCTGGTCATATAACCGATGTTTCCAACGAACTGATGCCTCTGGCGAAAGCGTAG
- a CDS encoding glycosyltransferase family 39 protein yields the protein METLLAIIFLFLLVFAATGAGRVACSLWSRKSDPAGERFIVDTALGLGVLSLVFFVISAAQLLKTPLLVVVFFVFTCIGIFSIINKHYGALSEFRAFVISCFRDKKLSGIVSAILLAIIAIAVLIPALAPPSMSDWDSLAYHLSVPKLFLNHGGMYYISFMSHSNFPMLMETIYTLPLQFDNPAAAKMVTYLTAVLLVASVMLLTRKHFSSKAAPLAAIAFAGMPIVMWLATTAYIDIAMALYTVLAVHLLLNYLDQPERHYIIGSAVAAGFAASTKMTGLVIIPLILAWLLIDRFCSQGRKIEWKNGLAFVVAALIVCSPWYIKSVIYTGSPVYPFFYSVFGGRNWTAELAHNYSTQQSLFGMGHGLAAFLMLPYNLAFHSEKFYDTAGLFVGPIFLVGLPVLLLAKYRSRKLVGLTLFFLAFLITWFALTQQSRYLVPGFAVLAVLIAALAYSDGRFHISYYALWSVFLLTAVFGILTLCSAITNTAPVVFCRESRDEYLSRTLDIYPADQWINENLPADAKIALFGDTRGFYLDRAYVWADPGHNAEFTRYFASPKKLVRYLKSRGVTHVLINYSFYPQWGKGTQAVYGAIDKGLLEQIYPNGDGLDNAVVYVIR from the coding sequence GTGGAGACATTACTTGCCATAATTTTTCTGTTTCTTCTGGTTTTTGCTGCAACGGGTGCAGGCAGAGTGGCATGCAGCCTGTGGTCACGAAAGTCAGACCCGGCAGGCGAGAGGTTTATTGTCGATACGGCTCTGGGTCTGGGAGTGTTGTCACTGGTTTTTTTTGTCATATCAGCAGCTCAACTGCTCAAAACACCCCTACTAGTAGTAGTTTTCTTCGTTTTCACTTGTATTGGCATCTTCTCAATCATCAACAAACACTATGGCGCTCTATCTGAATTTCGTGCTTTCGTAATTTCGTGTTTTCGTGATAAAAAACTCTCCGGCATAGTGTCGGCAATTCTTCTCGCCATCATAGCAATTGCAGTGCTCATTCCGGCTTTAGCGCCGCCGTCTATGTCCGACTGGGACTCTCTGGCGTATCACCTGTCCGTGCCCAAGCTCTTTTTGAATCACGGTGGAATGTATTATATCAGCTTCATGTCTCACTCCAATTTCCCCATGCTGATGGAGACCATCTATACTCTTCCGCTGCAGTTCGATAACCCTGCCGCGGCGAAGATGGTTACATACCTGACGGCTGTGCTGCTCGTTGCATCGGTTATGCTGCTGACCAGGAAGCACTTTAGCTCCAAAGCAGCACCGCTTGCGGCAATAGCATTTGCCGGGATGCCCATAGTTATGTGGCTGGCCACGACCGCATATATAGACATCGCTATGGCTCTATACACTGTTTTGGCAGTCCATCTGCTGCTTAACTATCTGGATCAGCCCGAGAGGCACTATATTATTGGCAGTGCTGTTGCCGCGGGATTTGCTGCATCGACAAAAATGACCGGTCTGGTCATTATTCCACTGATCTTGGCGTGGCTGCTCATCGACCGGTTCTGCTCGCAAGGTCGGAAAATCGAGTGGAAAAACGGTCTTGCATTTGTCGTGGCGGCACTGATTGTATGCTCGCCATGGTATATTAAGTCTGTAATCTACACAGGCAGCCCGGTCTATCCGTTCTTCTATTCTGTATTTGGGGGCAGGAATTGGACAGCCGAGCTTGCACACAATTATTCGACCCAGCAATCTCTATTCGGTATGGGTCATGGCTTGGCGGCTTTCCTGATGCTGCCGTATAACCTTGCTTTCCATTCAGAGAAATTTTATGACACTGCCGGACTTTTTGTGGGACCAATATTTCTTGTCGGGCTGCCGGTTTTGCTGCTCGCCAAGTACCGCAGCCGAAAGCTCGTCGGTCTGACGCTCTTTTTTCTGGCTTTTTTGATCACCTGGTTCGCACTGACCCAACAAAGTCGATATCTTGTGCCGGGTTTCGCTGTTCTGGCCGTACTTATTGCAGCGCTTGCATATAGCGATGGTCGTTTTCACATATCGTATTACGCTCTGTGGAGTGTATTTTTATTGACGGCTGTCTTCGGGATATTGACACTCTGTTCAGCTATAACAAACACAGCGCCGGTTGTCTTTTGCCGCGAAAGCCGGGATGAATATCTTTCCAGAACGCTCGACATCTACCCCGCCGATCAATGGATCAACGAAAATCTGCCGGCCGACGCGAAGATAGCGCTCTTTGGCGATACCCGCGGTTTTTACCTCGACAGAGCGTATGTCTGGGCTGACCCTGGTCACAATGCAGAGTTTACTCGATACTTTGCATCGCCGAAAAAACTGGTCAGATATCTTAAGAGCCGTGGAGTGACCCATGTCTTGATAAACTACAGCTTTTACCCTCAATGGGGCAAGGGCACGCAGGCTGTATATGGCGCAATCGACAAGGGATTATTAGAACAAATTTATCCGAATGGAGACGGTTTGGACAATGCCGTCGTATATGTAATTAGATGA